A window of Paraburkholderia sp. ZP32-5 genomic DNA:
GCGAACGAATTGTCCGCGTACCTGAACGACACCATCACGCTGACGCCGCAGTGGAAGTTGATCGGCGGCGTACGCTGGGATCGTTTCTCGGCCGAGATCACCAATTCGATCAGCGCGCCGGGGTTCGCGAGCCAGACCAACTACTTCACCAGCGTGCGCACGGGTGTGATTTATCAGCCGACCGACTGGCAGTCGTACTACGTGTCGTACGGCACGTCGTTCAACCCGTCGCTCGAATCGCTGACGGTCACGAACCTCACGCAGAACCTCGCGCCGGAATCGACGAAGTCGTATGAAGTGGGCGGCAAGTGGGATCTGTTCGGCGGCAACATCTCGGTGAACTCGGCGTTCTTCCGCGAGGAAATGGACAACGCCCGCACGCAGGTTTCGCCGACCGAATACGAGCTTTCCGGCGACATCCGCGTGGACGGTTTCCAGGCAGGCGTGACCGGCCACATCACCGACAAGTGGCAGGTGTTCGGCGGCTACACGTACATGGACGCGATCATCCTGAAGGCGTCCGACGGCACGCAGGGCCACACGCCGGCGAATACGCCGCGCAACACGTTGACGTTCTGGACGACCTACGCGATCACCCCGCACTGGGAAATCGGCGGCGGCCCGATCTACATGTCGCCGCGCTATGCGTCGAACACGAACTACGTGAAAGCGCCGGGCTACACGCGTTGGGATATGACCGCCGCGTATCACGCGAAGAAGTACGACGTGCGTCTGAACCTGTTGAACCTGACCAACAAGTACTACTACGACGCGCTGATTCCGTCGGACGGTGGACGTTCGGTGCCGGGCATCGGTCGTACGCTGCTCGCGACTTTCGACTACCGCTTCTGATGCACGGGTAGCGGATGCGATAGGCTTGCAGGTTTGAATCCGGCAAGCCTACGCAAAGGAAACCTTATGTTGCTGCACATTCCGAAGGTACTGGACGCCGCGCAATTGCGCTTCATGCGCGAGCGGCTCGATCAGGCGGGCGAAGCGTGGGTCGACGGCCGCGCGACCGCCGGCTATCAGGGCGCGCCGGTCAAGCGCAACCAGCAGATCGCCGAGCGCACGCCGATCGCGCGCGAACTCGGCGACGTGATCGTCGCGGCGATCGAGCGCAATCCGCTGTTCATCAGCGCGGTGCTGCCGAACCAGGTGTACCCGCCGCTGTTCAACCGTTACGAGGGCGGCATGCAGTTCGGCAGCCACGTCGACGGTGCGGTGCGGGTGCTGCCGAACGGCGTGAAGCTGCGTACCGACGTATCGGTCACGCTGTTTCTCAGCGAGCCCGACGAATACGACGGCGGCGAACTGGTGATCGAAGACACCTACGGCGTGCAGCAGGTGAAGCTGCCGGCGGGCGACATGATCGTCTATCCGGCAACGAGCCTGCATCAGGTGACGCCGGTCACGCGCGGCGCGCGCGTGGCCAGCTTCTTCTGGGTGCAAAGCCTCGTGCGTAGTGACACGCATCGCGCGGTGCTGTTCGACATGGACACCGCGATTCAACGACTCAATGCCACCAACGCCGACGAGACCGCGCGCCGCAGTCTCGTTGGTTGCTATCACAATCTGTTGCGTACCTGGAGTGAAACGTGAGCGTATCGGACACTATCGACATTCAATCGCCCGCGGCTGGTGAGAACGACGAACACGAACCGCGGCGGTTCGATAGCGATGAGCTCAAGTCGCGCCAGCAACGCTCGCGGCGCGCGACCTTCATCAAATGGCTGCGCAAGGTGCATGGCTGGGTCGGGTTGTGGGGCGCCGCGCTGGGTCTGATGTTCGGCACCACCGGTTTCTTCCTGAACCATCGGGGCGGGCCGCTCAAGGTGTCGACCGGCGAGCCGCAGGTGTCGGTCATGCAGGTGCCGATGCCGCAACCCGCGCCCGAGTCGCCGAAAGAACTCGCCAAGTGGTTGAAGAGCGAACTGAAGATCGACGGCAAACCGGCGCGCGCGCAGAAGGAGCCCGAGCGGCGCGTTGCATGGGGCGATCGCAGCGTGATGCAGCCCGAGCACTGGCAGTTGAATTTCGCGTCGCCGCGCGAGAACACGTCGGCCGAATACTGGGTCGGCAATAACTATGTGACGGTCAAGCACAGCGAGAACACCTTCCTCGCGATGCTGACGAACATGCACAAGGGCGTTGGTCTCAGCGTCGGCTGGGTGCTGCTGATCGATACGCTCGCGGGCAGCCTCATTCTGTTGTCGCTGACC
This region includes:
- a CDS encoding Fe2+-dependent dioxygenase, which gives rise to MLLHIPKVLDAAQLRFMRERLDQAGEAWVDGRATAGYQGAPVKRNQQIAERTPIARELGDVIVAAIERNPLFISAVLPNQVYPPLFNRYEGGMQFGSHVDGAVRVLPNGVKLRTDVSVTLFLSEPDEYDGGELVIEDTYGVQQVKLPAGDMIVYPATSLHQVTPVTRGARVASFFWVQSLVRSDTHRAVLFDMDTAIQRLNATNADETARRSLVGCYHNLLRTWSET
- a CDS encoding PepSY-associated TM helix domain-containing protein, which produces MSVSDTIDIQSPAAGENDEHEPRRFDSDELKSRQQRSRRATFIKWLRKVHGWVGLWGAALGLMFGTTGFFLNHRGGPLKVSTGEPQVSVMQVPMPQPAPESPKELAKWLKSELKIDGKPARAQKEPERRVAWGDRSVMQPEHWQLNFASPRENTSAEYWVGNNYVTVKHSENTFLAMLTNMHKGVGLSVGWVLLIDTLAGSLILLSLTGVLLWTELNKRKTVGAVLVLGSITAIVCLGLL